In Embleya scabrispora, the DNA window GACACCTATCTCGCGATCGCCGGCGAGCTGGAGACCGACCTGGAGGAGTTGGAGGCGCGGGTCTTCTCGCCGAGCCGGGAGAACGACGCGGAGGCGATCTACCTGCTCAAGCGCGAGGTCCTGGAGTGCCGGCGCGCCGCGCTGCCGCTGATCGAGCCGATACGGCGGCTGGCCACCTCCGAGATCGCCTTCGTCCCGGCCGACACCCGGCCGTTCTTTCGGGACGTGGCCGACCACGTGACCAGGGTCACCGAACAGATCGAGTCGTTCGACCGGTTGTTGTCGGACGTCCTGGGCGCGCATCTCGCGCAGGTGGGCGTGCGGCAGAACGAGGACATGCGCAAGATCTCCGCGTGGGCGGCGATCTTCGCGGTGCCGACGATGATCGCGGGCGTGTACGGGATGAACTTCGAGCACATGCCGGAGCTGAAGTCGGTGTGGGGGTATCCGGGGGCGGTGACGCTGATGGTGCTGTCGTGCGTGGGGTTGCATCGCATGTTCCGGCGCAGCGGGTGGTTGTAGGGGGCTGCGTCGCCTCCCTTCGCGGTCGACGCCGCGGCCCGTGTCGGTCGCCGGCGCGTCCGGGGCCCGGGGCCGGCGGCGTGTCCTTTGCCGGGTGTGGTCGTTGAACTCGGTACCGGCCGTGGCGGGGACGCACTGGACTCCCCCGCCGCGGCCTGATTTCGTTCCGTGAGCGATCAAGCGGTGGACGCCGGCACCGCCCACGCCGGACTCTCGTAGGCTTCTGCTCGTACAAACGCGGCGGAAGCAGGTGGGGATGTTCGGCAAGTCGGGCAGGCAGCGCACATCGGGGACGCGCCCGGCCCAGGTTCCGGGGGCCGGAGCCGCCGGGGCCGACTGGTCCGCGCACACCCAGCTGGAGGACGCGGTGCGGTCCTACCTGCTGCACCCGGACGTGGCGATGGAGGCCCTGGGCTCGGTGCTGGGCCGCCGTCCGGTGCGCGGCTTCACGCTCGAACGGGTCGTGGACATCAACGCGAACGGCACGTCGGTCTGGCAGGAGGCGGCGGTGTGCGACGACCGGCGCCTGGTGTTGTGGCACAGCGAGGACATGACCGACCCGTCCGCGCCCGGCGGCACGGTGCTGGATTCCTCCGTGCAGGTGATTCCGCTCGGCTCGGTGTCGCACGTCGGGATACGCACCCTGGTGGGCACCGACAACGACGGGCGGCGGCAACTGCGCGGCGCGTTCGTGTTCCTGGCCACGCCGACCCTCCAGGAGGTGGCGACGGTGCGCGGGGAGGACGGCGCGTCGACGGGGCGCTTCCGGCAGGAGGCGTACCGGTTCAGCAAGTCGCTGGAGGACGGCGGGCCGGGGCAGATTCGCCGGCTGTTGGAGTTCGCCGAGGTGGTCGCGGCGCGGGTGCCGGGGCCGCGCTGAGGGGGCGGCGCGGGTGGGGGCTCGGGGCGCTTCGGGTGTTTCGGGTTCTTCCGGTGCTTCCGGCGTTTCCGGTGCTTCGGGCGTTTCGGGTGCGGCGTGGGCGGTCGTGTGGCGGGCCCGAGGTGTGTCGGGCCCGCCGTCGGGTCAGGAGCCGGTGCCGGAGAGGTCCAGCGCCTCGGCGGCCAGGCGCAGCGCCGCCACCCGTTCGTCGAGGGTGCTGCCGTTCGGCGCGATGGTCAGGGTGGTCACGCCGGTGTCGGCGTAGGCCTGCATGCGCTCCGCGATTCGCTCCCGGCCGCCGAGCAGGCTGGTCTTGTCGATGAAGTCGTACGGGACGGCCGCGCCCGCGCCGGCGTAGTCCTTCGCCAGGAATTTGTCCTGGATCTCCTTGGCCTCGGCCTCGTAGCCCATGCGGACCGCGAGCCGGTTGTAGAAGTTCTGGTCCCGGCTGCCCATGCCGCCGACGTACAACGCGGCGTAGCCGCGCACCTGTTCGGCCGCCTGTCGCGGGTCGTCGCCGACCACGAGCGGGACGGTCGGCACGACGTCGAAGTCGGTCATCGCGAGCCCGGCCTTCTCCCGGCCGGCGCGGATGTGTACGAGCGATTCCTCGGCGTGCTCAGGGGCGTAGAAGACGCCGAGCCAGCCGTCGGCGATCTCGCCGGTCAGCTCCAGGTTCTTCGGGCCCACGGCGGCGATGTAGAGCGGGATGTGCTCGCGCACCGGGTGCACGGTGAGCTTGAGCGGCTTGCCCGGGCCGCCGGGCAGCGGCAGCGTCCAGTTGGCGCCCTCGTGGGCGACCCGCTCGCGGCGCATCGCCTTGCGGATCACCTCGACGTACTCGCGGGTGCGGGCGAGCGGCTTGTCGAACTTGACCCCGTACCAGCCCTCGGACACCTGCGGCCCGGACACGCCCAGGCCGAGCCGGAACCGGCCACCGGAGAGCACGTCGAGCGTCGCGGCGGTCATCGCGGTCATGGTCGGCGTGCGGGCCGGGATCTGGAAGATCGCCGAGCCGACGTCGATCCGGGTGGTCTGCGCCGCGACCCAGGACAGCACGGTGGCCGCGTCCGAGCCGTACGCCTCCGCGGCCCAGCAGACCGCGTAGCCGAGCCGGTCGGCCTCCTGGGCGACCGCCAGATTGTCGGCGTCGTTGCCGGCGCCGAAGTAGCCGAGGTTGATTCCGAGTCGCATCTCCGCGGACCCCCTGTTCGACGTCTGTCCGACGTCCGTCTCACGCCCGGACGGGGTTCGTCCGGCGTTCGTCCGACTGGTTGGCGGTACCTGTTGCCTCGGCCGACCCTACCGCGTGACCTACCCGCCGGTAACCTGTCTCGTCGGCGTACCGCCGAACGGCCCCGCCAACGGCGGCGCGGGGGAGGGAACGGCTAGTCTCCGGTGCCATGGAGCAGCGACATCTCGGCCGCACCGGCCTGCGGGTCTCCCGCATGGGGCTGGGCACCATGACATGGGGACGAGACACCGACGAGCACGACGCGGCCGACCAGATGAAGGCCTATCTGGACGCCGGTGGGAACTTCGTGGACACCGCCGACGTATACGCCGACGGTGAGGCCGAGTACATGATCGGCCGCCTCCTCGACGGGTACATCCCGCGCTCGGAGGTGGTGATCGCGACCAAGGCCGCGAGTGTGCCGTACAGCGAGCGCCGCTTCGACGGCTCGCGGGGCCACCTGCTCCAGGCGCTCGACCACTCGCTGGCCCGCCTCGGCACGGACCATGTCGACCTGTGGCAGTTGCACGCGTACGACCCGTCGACGCCGCTGGAGGAGACCCTGCACGCGCTCGACCTGGCGGTCACCAGCGGGCGGGCCAGGTACGTCGGGGTGTCCAACTTCTCCGGCTGGCAACTGGCGAAGGCGGCCACGTGGCAGTCGGCGGCCCCCGGCCGGGTGGTCGTGGCCAGTACCCAGGTGGAGTACTCGCTGCTGCAGCGCGGCATCGAACGCGAGGTCCTGCCCGCGGCCCTCGACCTGGGCGTCGGCCTGCTCCCGTGGTCGCCGCTGGGGCGTGGAGTGCTGACGGGCAAATACCGCCACGCCATGCCCGCCGACTCCCGGGGCGCCTCCGCCCACATGGGCCCCTTCGTCGCCCCGTACCTGGACGACCACTCCCGCCGCATCGTCGACGCCCTGGCCACCGCCGCCGACGGCCTGGGGGCGGCCCCGATCGAGGTGGCCCTGGCCTGGGTGCGCGACCGCCCGGGCGTGGTCGCGCCGATCGTGGGCGCGCGCAACGCCGGCCAGCTCAGGGCGTCGTTGGCGGCCGAGTCCGTGACGCTTCCCACCGAAATCCGCAACGCGCTGGAGGACGTCTCCCAGCCGATGACGGGCTACCCGGACGACTCGTGGAGCCAGGCTTAGGCGGGGCGGCCTGGTGGGTGTGCGGTCGTGAACGGTGCGGGGCCGGGCCGTGCTCGGAGCGGTTCGACGCGGTTAGATGCGGTTCGAGGCGGTTCGAAGCGAACGGGCGGGAGCCGTAGCGGACTTCGGCCCGACGGGATCCGGCCGCTTTATCGAGGTTGGCGCTTTTGGCGGCGGGGCGCGGGCTGGGGCCTGTCCGAGTCGGTGATGGGCCGCCGGCGGCGTGCGGGGCTCCTGGCGAGACCGGTGTGTTGGTCGGCGAGAACCGGCCGGGAGCGGGGGAGGGGAGGGCGGTCGGGTCGGGTTCTCCGGGGAGCCGCCTTGGGTTGGTCGGGTGTCTTCGGTGTGCGGCGGGCGTGGGGCGGCTCGGGTTCACGCAGCCGGATCGCGTGGGGTGGTCGAGGTCGAGATAGCCGTCCGTGATGCGGCTCGACGGGTTACGCAGATACGCGTGCGGTCGATCCGGGTGTGACGCGGTACCTGCTTGACGATCGGTGGGGGCTTCGGGGCTCTGGGGCTCTGGGCTCCGCCCACGGTCGGATACGGGGCGCGCGACCGGCGGCGCCGAGGTCGGCTGGCCGGGGGCTGCGGGTGAGTGGAATCCGGTCTGGGCCGGTTGGGCTGGTCGTGGGTGGGCCGGGGTGGTCGTCTTGCGGGGGTGTCGGCCGGAGGTGTGGCCGCTTGGTTGTCGGTCGGTGCTGGTTGGTTGGGTGTGCGAAGAGTGTGGTCGGCGGGGAGTGTTCGTTGGTCGTGGCGAGGACGGGGGTTCGGTGTTCCGGGGCGCGCGGGTCCGGGGGTGCTGGATCGGGTGGGTCGAGGGGGCGGCTTCGGTGCGGCGGAAGGGGTTGGGCCGCCGGGTGCGGCAGTTTGGGACCATCGATTCCGGCGAGGGTCGGTGACACCGGCGCGGCCGGTTGTATGTCGGGGTGTTCGAGCGGACGAGTGTGGGTCGGGTGTGGCTGACGTGAGTGTGGGCGATGCGGGTGGCGTGAACGGCGGCGGTGCGGGAGCCGATCCGGAGGATGTGACCGAGCGTCGGGCCGGGACCGGCCCCGGGGCCACGGCGACCCGGGCCGGTTCCGAGCACGTGCCGTCGGGTCCGGAGCCCGAAGTGTCGGACGCTCGGGACAGCCGGCCGAAGGCCGACCCGGTGGCCCTCCTCCGCGACCAACTCGCGAGGTTGGCTCGCGGCGAGGCCCCCGAGGTCGTCGGTGGCGTGGCGCATATCGAGGCCGCCGATCCGACCCACGCCGAACGTGCCCGCCGCCGCACCACGGTGGCTGCGGAAGCCGCCGAGGCCGAAGCCGCCGCGATTGCCGCCGCCGAGGCCGAAGCGGAGGCCGCCGCCGAGGCCGCGGCCGCAGCCGAGAAGGCCCGCGCCGAGGAGGATTCGGCGCCCGCTTCCTCGTCGACGGGCGAAGAGGGCCGTCGAGAGGCTGAGGCGGGTGAAGAGGCACCTTCCCGCCGAGTACGCGACGACGGCGACGAAGCGCCGTCCCGCCGAGAGCCGGGAGCCGGTGGAGAAGCGCCGCCCCATCGCGGCACCCGGCGTGCCCCTCGGCGCATCCGCGACCTGGACCTCCCGTCGGGCTCGGACAGCGAGGGCGCCGCCGGCGAATCCGAGACGCCGGCCACCGGCGACGCCTCGCCGAGCCCGACCGCCGCAAACGCCGCCACGACCGAGCCGGTTGACGACGACGCGGCGGCCCCGACCTCCGACCGCACCGCTCTCGCCCCTCAGCCGTCGGAGCCGGTCGGCGGTCCGCCGAACTCGGCCGACGAGGGCGCTGCCTCCGCAGGGCCGGCGGATTCCCCGGCCGAGTCGAGGATTGACAGCGCGAGCAGCGTTGACGCCGTGCCGGCCGTCGACGCCGGTACCGAGGATGCTTTCCCCGGTGTGGGTGCAGAGAGCGATGCTCTCGGTCGATCGCGGGCCGCGGCCGAGGACGATGCCGCTCCGGAACGGCGAGCGACCGCGCCGGATCCGGCTCTGGATTCGGAGAACGGTGCTCCTGTCGACGCAACCGGCATCGAGCACGGGTCGGAGAGCCGGTCGGAAGGTGATAACCACGGTCTTGTTGCTCAGGTTGGTGACGGCGGCGCGTCGGGCGCGGTAAGTGACAGTGGGGCTCTCGTCGTGCCGGACGGCGACAGCGGCGCGACGGGCTTGGCGAGGGGCGGCGGCAGCGTCGAGGGCCGTGGTGGTCTGGCTCCCGGCAGGGACGGCGGCAGTTCCCCGCGGGTGGGCGAGAGCGGTACGCCTGGGAGGTCGGGCGTTGCCGAGGGTGGTGGGCGTGAGCGTGGGGCCTGGGGGCGGCCCGGCGTCGGGGGTGCCTCCGGCCCGGAGGCGGGGGAGGCGGAGCGGCGGCCGTTCGGTGTCGTGGTTGCCGATGTTGCTCGGCTGCTGAGGGCCGCAGGCGCTCCCGAGGGGATGGCCCCCCAGGTGGTTGCCGCGTTGGGGGGCGAGGCGGCGGAGTTGTTGGCGGGTGATCCGTGGGCGTTGCTCGGGGTGGCGGGGATCGCGCCGCAGCAGGCCGACCAGTTCGCACGTGGGGCGTTGGGCGCCGCGTGGGCTGCCGACGATCCTCGGCGGGTGCGGGCGATTGTGCTCTGGCTGCTTCGACGAGCCGCTCGCCAGGGGGATACCGCGATCGAGGCCGATGCCGTTCGGGCGGCGCTCGGACACTTCGAGGTGGGCGAGCCCGACACGGCGCTGCGCGCCATACTGGCCGAGGGCCGGGTGATGGCGTTCGCCGCCGTGCCCGCCGCCTCCGCCGAGGAGGACGGCGACTTCGCCGAAACGGATGACGGCGACGGCGACTTCGAGGCCGACTTCGAAGCCGACTTCGAGGAGCCCGACGAACTCGCCGCCGTCGGCGGTGTGCTGCTCGCCCTGGACGACTACGCCCTCGCCGAGGAGGCCATCGCCGAAGCGGTCGTGCGGCTGATGTCGACGGTCGAACCCTGGCCGGAGTTCGGCGACGGCAAGCTGGATCGGGCGCTGGCTTCGACCGGCGTCGTGCTCTACGCCGCGGGCCCCGGTGAGGAGCCGCCCGCCGCGATTTCGGCCGTCGTGGCGAAGGTTCGTGCGGCCGGACGTCGGGTGGCCGTGGTCGCCCCGACCACCGACGGCCGGAACCGCCTCGGCGCCGGTGCGGTCGGCCTGCGCGAGTTGGCCGCGATGGAACGTGGCCCGGACGGCACCCTCGAACTCGACCTCCTCGTCGTCACGGACGCGACCCTGCTCGACGTCACGGCCGCGGCGGCGATCTTCGAGGCGGTCCCCGACGGCGCCAGACTCCTGCTGGCCGGCGACCCGGCCGGCCTCGAATCGACCGGCCCGGGACGGGTGTTCACCGACCTGGCCGCCACCGGCGCGATCCGTGCGCTGGTCGCGCCGAACGTCCCGGACGGACCTCTCGAAGCGCTCGCCGACGGCATCCGGGACGGCCGGTTGCCACCGATTCAGGATTCCGAGCGCCGCGTCGTACTGATCCCCGCCCGCACCGGCGAGGAAGCCGCCCATCGCTGCGCCCAGTTGGTGGCCGACTCGATTCCGAGGGCGATCGGGATCGCGGCGCGGGACGTGCTGGTCGTCGTCCCCCTGGCCACGGGGCCCGCCGGTGCGAACGCGCTCAACGCCGCCCTGAAGGCGCGACTCAACCCGGGCTCCGGCGTCGGTAGTTCGTCGCCGCCCGGCGCCATCGACGTCGGCGACCGGGTGATCCGGGCCACGGCCGACCCGAGTTGCGGGGTGGTCCAGGGGACGGTGCGCGAACTGCTGCCCGACGGACGGGCGGTCGTGGCCTTCGGGACGGCCGCGCCGGAGGCGGTGCATCCGACCGAGCTTCGCCACGGCTGGGCCTTGACGGCCCGTCAATCCCTGGGCGTGCGACGCCCGGCGGCGGTGGTCGTACTGCCCGCCGAGGGCGCCGACGCCTACACCAGAGCCCTCATGTACACGCTCGTCACGCGAGGCGAGCGCCACGTCTCGATCGTGCACGCGGCCGGCCCCGCCCTCGCCGCCGCGGTGGCCGCCGACCCGACCCGGCAGCGAACCACCCACCTGCGGCAGGCGTTCGAGGAGGCGGCCGGCTGAGGGCCCTCGGCGCCCGGACTCGGCGAGCCCGGGCGCAGGCGCAGGTACGGAGTTCAGTCGGCGAGGCGTTCGCCGGTGGACTTCGAGAACTTGTGGATCTCGTCGACGCGCGGGGTCACCCGCAGCGTCTCACCCTTGTGCGGAACCCGGTTGCCGGGTACCCGGACGACCAGGGGGGTGGGCGAGCCATCGACCCTGGCGGTGCCGTACACGTAGGCATCGGAGCCCAGTTCCTCGACCACGTCCACCGTGACGGGCAGGCCGCCGGCGTCGGCATCGGAGGTGACCTCGAGGTGCTCCGGGCGTACGCCGACCGTGACCCGCTCGGCCTTCTCGGCGCGGGCCGTTTCCAGCGCCTCGCGGGTGAGCGGGATCGGGATGTCGCCGAAGCGGAAGCCGTCCTCCGTCAGTTCGGTGTCGATCAGGTTCATCGACGGCGAGCCGATGAAGCCGGCCACGAACACGTTGTTCGGGTGCTCGTACATCCGACGCGGGGTGTCGACCTGCTGGAGGATGCCGTCGCGGAGTACGGCGACGCGGTCGCCCATGGTCATCGCCTCGACCTGGTCGTGCGTCACGTAGACCGTGGTGGTGCCCAACCGCCGTTGCAGTCCAGCGATTTGGATGCGGGTCTGGACGCGGAGTTTGGCGTCGAGGTTGGACAGCGGCTCGTCCATGAGGAAGACGCGCGGTTCGCGGACGATCGCGCGGCCCATCGCGACGCGTTGCCGCTGGCCGCCGGAGAGCGCCTTCGGCTTACGGTCGAGGTATTCGGTGAGGTCGAGGATCTTGGCGGCCTCGGTGACACGTCGCGCGATCTCGTCCTTCGGCCGATGTGCGATCTTGAGCGCGAAGGCC includes these proteins:
- the corA gene encoding magnesium/cobalt transporter CorA, whose protein sequence is MIVDCAIYTNGRRTEGPSDFSDALDEARRVGDSFLWIGLHEPTPSEFDLVTSEFGLHPLAVEDALHAHQRPKLETYDDSIFLVLKTLHYYDETSSVETGELMMFIGDSFVVTVRHGPGAELKSVRRRVEKQPKLLKHGPGAVMYAVADAVVDTYLAIAGELETDLEELEARVFSPSRENDAEAIYLLKREVLECRRAALPLIEPIRRLATSEIAFVPADTRPFFRDVADHVTRVTEQIESFDRLLSDVLGAHLAQVGVRQNEDMRKISAWAAIFAVPTMIAGVYGMNFEHMPELKSVWGYPGAVTLMVLSCVGLHRMFRRSGWL
- a CDS encoding LLM class F420-dependent oxidoreductase; its protein translation is MRLGINLGYFGAGNDADNLAVAQEADRLGYAVCWAAEAYGSDAATVLSWVAAQTTRIDVGSAIFQIPARTPTMTAMTAATLDVLSGGRFRLGLGVSGPQVSEGWYGVKFDKPLARTREYVEVIRKAMRRERVAHEGANWTLPLPGGPGKPLKLTVHPVREHIPLYIAAVGPKNLELTGEIADGWLGVFYAPEHAEESLVHIRAGREKAGLAMTDFDVVPTVPLVVGDDPRQAAEQVRGYAALYVGGMGSRDQNFYNRLAVRMGYEAEAKEIQDKFLAKDYAGAGAAVPYDFIDKTSLLGGRERIAERMQAYADTGVTTLTIAPNGSTLDERVAALRLAAEALDLSGTGS
- a CDS encoding aldo/keto reductase — encoded protein: MEQRHLGRTGLRVSRMGLGTMTWGRDTDEHDAADQMKAYLDAGGNFVDTADVYADGEAEYMIGRLLDGYIPRSEVVIATKAASVPYSERRFDGSRGHLLQALDHSLARLGTDHVDLWQLHAYDPSTPLEETLHALDLAVTSGRARYVGVSNFSGWQLAKAATWQSAAPGRVVVASTQVEYSLLQRGIEREVLPAALDLGVGLLPWSPLGRGVLTGKYRHAMPADSRGASAHMGPFVAPYLDDHSRRIVDALATAADGLGAAPIEVALAWVRDRPGVVAPIVGARNAGQLRASLAAESVTLPTEIRNALEDVSQPMTGYPDDSWSQA
- a CDS encoding helix-hairpin-helix domain-containing protein translates to MLDRVGRGGGFGAAEGVGPPGAAVWDHRFRRGSVTPARPVVCRGVRADECGSGVADVSVGDAGGVNGGGAGADPEDVTERRAGTGPGATATRAGSEHVPSGPEPEVSDARDSRPKADPVALLRDQLARLARGEAPEVVGGVAHIEAADPTHAERARRRTTVAAEAAEAEAAAIAAAEAEAEAAAEAAAAAEKARAEEDSAPASSSTGEEGRREAEAGEEAPSRRVRDDGDEAPSRREPGAGGEAPPHRGTRRAPRRIRDLDLPSGSDSEGAAGESETPATGDASPSPTAANAATTEPVDDDAAAPTSDRTALAPQPSEPVGGPPNSADEGAASAGPADSPAESRIDSASSVDAVPAVDAGTEDAFPGVGAESDALGRSRAAAEDDAAPERRATAPDPALDSENGAPVDATGIEHGSESRSEGDNHGLVAQVGDGGASGAVSDSGALVVPDGDSGATGLARGGGSVEGRGGLAPGRDGGSSPRVGESGTPGRSGVAEGGGRERGAWGRPGVGGASGPEAGEAERRPFGVVVADVARLLRAAGAPEGMAPQVVAALGGEAAELLAGDPWALLGVAGIAPQQADQFARGALGAAWAADDPRRVRAIVLWLLRRAARQGDTAIEADAVRAALGHFEVGEPDTALRAILAEGRVMAFAAVPAASAEEDGDFAETDDGDGDFEADFEADFEEPDELAAVGGVLLALDDYALAEEAIAEAVVRLMSTVEPWPEFGDGKLDRALASTGVVLYAAGPGEEPPAAISAVVAKVRAAGRRVAVVAPTTDGRNRLGAGAVGLRELAAMERGPDGTLELDLLVVTDATLLDVTAAAAIFEAVPDGARLLLAGDPAGLESTGPGRVFTDLAATGAIRALVAPNVPDGPLEALADGIRDGRLPPIQDSERRVVLIPARTGEEAAHRCAQLVADSIPRAIGIAARDVLVVVPLATGPAGANALNAALKARLNPGSGVGSSSPPGAIDVGDRVIRATADPSCGVVQGTVRELLPDGRAVVAFGTAAPEAVHPTELRHGWALTARQSLGVRRPAAVVVLPAEGADAYTRALMYTLVTRGERHVSIVHAAGPALAAAVAADPTRQRTTHLRQAFEEAAG
- a CDS encoding ABC transporter ATP-binding protein, which translates into the protein MATVTFDRATRRYTKGDRPAVDQLSLEIGDGEFLVLVGPSGSGKSTALRMLAGLEDVDSGAIRIGDRDVTNLEPKDRDIAMVFQNYALYPHMSVAENMAFALKIAHRPKDEIARRVTEAAKILDLTEYLDRKPKALSGGQRQRVAMGRAIVREPRVFLMDEPLSNLDAKLRVQTRIQIAGLQRRLGTTTVYVTHDQVEAMTMGDRVAVLRDGILQQVDTPRRMYEHPNNVFVAGFIGSPSMNLIDTELTEDGFRFGDIPIPLTREALETARAEKAERVTVGVRPEHLEVTSDADAGGLPVTVDVVEELGSDAYVYGTARVDGSPTPLVVRVPGNRVPHKGETLRVTPRVDEIHKFSKSTGERLAD